From the genome of Neisseria lisongii, one region includes:
- a CDS encoding DASS family sodium-coupled anion symporter, producing MGFKPVPAAVSLLLALLIWFVVPVPEGVSPQAWHLLALFVGIIAGIIGKAMPIGAMAVLAITLVALTGVTVPELIDGEPVKNPAAQAVKDALSSLNHSLIWMIGIAIMISRGLLKTGLGMRIGYLLISVFGKRTLGVGYSLAFADLLIGPVTPSNTARGGAIVHPIMRSIALSFGSDPEQGTENKIGKYLALVNYHANIITCCIFVTATAPNPLVVDLVAKATDSEIHLSWGTWFAAMVVPGLIAMLLMPLALYFMYPPEIKHTPDATTFAKSKLQEMGAMKRDEKIMLGIFLILLLLWAGVPDMLFGIKIDATATTFLGLSLCLLTGVLTWEDALKEKGAWDTIVWFAALVMMANFLNKLGLITWLSDAMQSGIAHLGLNWISGCALLVLAYLYSHYVFASGTAHVTAMFGAFYGAGIALGAPPMLFALIMAAASGIMMSLTHYASGSSPVIYGSNYVGMGEWWKAGFAMSILELLVFGTIGVLWWKVLGYW from the coding sequence ATGGGTTTCAAACCTGTTCCTGCGGCTGTGTCTCTGCTGCTGGCGCTGCTGATTTGGTTTGTCGTTCCGGTACCGGAAGGTGTGTCGCCGCAGGCGTGGCACTTGCTGGCGCTGTTTGTCGGTATCATTGCCGGCATTATCGGCAAAGCCATGCCGATTGGGGCGATGGCGGTGCTGGCGATTACGCTGGTGGCGCTGACCGGCGTAACCGTTCCCGAACTGATTGACGGCGAACCGGTAAAAAATCCCGCCGCCCAAGCGGTAAAAGATGCTTTGAGCAGCCTCAATCATTCGCTGATTTGGATGATCGGTATCGCCATTATGATTTCACGGGGATTGCTGAAAACCGGTTTGGGTATGCGCATCGGCTATCTGCTGATTTCGGTATTCGGCAAACGTACGCTGGGCGTGGGTTACAGTCTGGCATTTGCCGATTTGCTGATCGGGCCGGTAACGCCGAGCAATACGGCGCGCGGTGGTGCCATTGTTCACCCGATTATGCGTTCCATTGCCCTGAGTTTCGGCTCTGATCCGGAACAGGGTACGGAAAACAAAATCGGCAAGTATCTGGCGCTGGTAAATTATCACGCCAACATCATCACCTGCTGCATTTTCGTAACCGCTACCGCACCCAATCCGCTGGTGGTCGATTTGGTTGCCAAAGCCACCGATTCCGAAATTCATCTGAGCTGGGGAACTTGGTTTGCGGCGATGGTTGTTCCCGGCCTGATTGCCATGCTGCTGATGCCGCTGGCGCTGTATTTTATGTATCCGCCCGAAATCAAGCACACGCCCGATGCCACCACTTTTGCCAAGTCCAAACTGCAGGAAATGGGTGCGATGAAGCGTGATGAAAAAATCATGCTCGGCATTTTTCTGATTTTGCTGCTGCTGTGGGCGGGTGTACCGGATATGCTGTTCGGCATCAAAATCGATGCCACTGCCACCACTTTCCTCGGTCTGAGCCTGTGCCTGCTCACCGGCGTGCTGACTTGGGAAGATGCGCTGAAAGAAAAAGGCGCATGGGACACCATCGTGTGGTTTGCCGCCTTGGTGATGATGGCAAACTTTTTAAACAAACTGGGGCTGATTACCTGGCTGTCGGATGCCATGCAAAGCGGCATTGCCCATCTCGGCTTGAACTGGATTAGCGGCTGCGCCCTGCTGGTGCTGGCGTATCTCTATTCGCACTATGTGTTTGCCAGCGGCACGGCACACGTTACCGCCATGTTCGGCGCATTCTACGGCGCAGGCATTGCCTTGGGCGCGCCGCCGATGCTGTTTGCCCTGATTATGGCCGCCGCTTCCGGCATTATGATGTCGCTGACCCATTACGCCTCCGGCTCTTCGCCCGTGATTTACGGCTCAAACTATGTCGGCATGGGCGAATGGTGGAAAGCCGGTTTTGCCATGAGCATACTCGAACTGCTGGTATTCGGCACCATCGGCGTGTTGTGGTGGAAAGTATTGGGTTATTGGTAA
- a CDS encoding 2Fe-2S iron-sulfur cluster-binding protein has translation MSNSLLTLTINGHEVHASPDASIIQAYAHADNAITANVGCMGQGVCGSCRCMIRKEGEREVRTALACETKVEQGMQVSFIDYFIPEHIQYYDITAIGDGWNWLEDTQKAFPEAEHCRHCGGCNRACPKGLEVENGVAQVVAGDFGAAADTFDQCVMCNLCTLSCPEHIRPNHLGLFARRMKAARTLRPVDLMRRLREIDSGKMKVEFDGELAS, from the coding sequence ATGAGCAATTCTCTGCTGACGCTGACCATCAACGGGCATGAAGTCCACGCTTCACCCGATGCTTCCATCATTCAGGCCTACGCCCATGCCGACAATGCCATCACAGCCAACGTCGGCTGCATGGGTCAGGGCGTGTGCGGTTCGTGCCGCTGCATGATCCGCAAAGAAGGCGAACGTGAAGTACGCACGGCGCTTGCCTGCGAAACCAAAGTCGAACAAGGTATGCAGGTCAGCTTTATCGACTACTTTATCCCCGAACACATCCAATATTACGACATCACTGCCATCGGCGACGGCTGGAACTGGCTGGAAGACACCCAAAAAGCCTTTCCCGAAGCAGAACACTGCCGCCATTGCGGCGGCTGCAACCGTGCCTGTCCGAAAGGTTTGGAAGTAGAAAACGGCGTGGCGCAGGTGGTGGCGGGCGATTTCGGTGCAGCTGCCGACACCTTCGACCAATGCGTGATGTGCAATCTCTGCACCCTTTCCTGCCCAGAGCACATCCGCCCCAACCATTTGGGCCTGTTTGCCCGCCGCATGAAAGCAGCACGCACGCTGCGGCCGGTGGATTTAATGCGCCGCTTGCGGGAAATCGACAGCGGCAAAATGAAAGTTGAATTTGACGGGGAACTTGCATCATGA
- a CDS encoding D-alanyl-D-alanine carboxypeptidase family protein, which produces MLAVSPVAALADNNIDVLGQFLEQNFPTQQDPLAILNNSNAQADFVEAQAAIAGPLLSSQSALIVNNKTGEVLYQKNANRVMPIASISKLMSAMVTLDAGLDMNELVTITPDEIDRLKGTGSRLSIGTTLTRGELLHLSLMSSENRATHALGRTYPGGMSAFVAAMNAKAQSLGMYNSRFYEPTGLDFRNVSTAHDLNRMVQAASNYAKIRSNSTSNYGQVYTSAGKKQVYKNSNALVREGSWNIELQKTGYIREAGRSMVVKAKVQNQPITIVLLNSPTSTTRVNDARRIESWMLQKQS; this is translated from the coding sequence ATGCTGGCGGTGTCGCCGGTTGCAGCCTTGGCAGACAACAATATTGATGTGCTGGGTCAGTTTTTGGAACAGAATTTCCCGACCCAGCAAGACCCTTTGGCCATTTTGAACAACAGCAATGCTCAGGCGGATTTTGTCGAAGCGCAGGCAGCGATTGCCGGCCCGCTGCTCTCTTCGCAGTCGGCGCTGATTGTGAATAACAAAACCGGCGAAGTTCTGTATCAGAAAAACGCCAACCGTGTGATGCCGATTGCCTCGATTTCCAAACTGATGAGCGCCATGGTTACGCTGGATGCCGGTTTGGATATGAACGAGTTGGTAACGATTACCCCCGACGAAATCGACCGCCTGAAAGGCACGGGCAGCCGCCTGTCTATCGGCACCACGCTGACCCGGGGCGAGTTGCTGCATCTGAGCCTGATGAGCAGCGAAAACCGTGCCACCCATGCCTTGGGCCGCACTTATCCGGGCGGTATGTCGGCATTTGTGGCAGCGATGAATGCCAAGGCACAAAGTCTGGGCATGTATAACAGCCGCTTTTACGAACCGACCGGCTTGGACTTCCGCAATGTTTCCACTGCCCACGATTTGAACCGCATGGTTCAGGCGGCGAGCAATTATGCGAAAATCCGCAGCAATTCGACTTCAAATTACGGACAAGTCTATACTTCCGCCGGTAAAAAACAGGTTTACAAAAACTCCAATGCGCTGGTGCGCGAAGGCTCGTGGAACATCGAATTGCAAAAAACCGGCTATATCCGGGAAGCAGGGCGCTCGATGGTGGTGAAAGCCAAAGTGCAGAACCAGCCGATTACCATCGTATTGCTGAACTCGCCGACCTCAACCACCCGTGTCAACGATGCCCGCCGCATCGAATCTTGGATGTTGCAGAAACAGTCGTAA
- a CDS encoding SIMPL domain-containing protein (The SIMPL domain is named for its presence in mouse protein SIMPL (signalling molecule that associates with mouse pelle-like kinase). Bacterial member BP26, from Brucella, was shown to assemble into a channel-like structure, while YggE from E. coli has been associated with resistance to oxidative stress.) encodes MLKHAVTACLLAAALPAVAEPLNYNVVEFSESANIEVARDTMTARFQVRAEGKDREAVNSEFTKKFNSFSKKAQNSPFKSELISRHATPRYQYSNGKRTQTGWEEVAEFKVESKDFNALNRLIAAAQSDANLQYTSFSVSKQKRESVIDEVSKAAILRFKDRAQTLAQTLGHSSYKIVKLNLGHIGSQPVQYESAAAFKSVRAVPLAASADGGEIDNPTPGTEEISITVDGSIQM; translated from the coding sequence ATGTTGAAACACGCCGTAACCGCCTGCCTGCTGGCCGCCGCCCTGCCCGCCGTTGCCGAGCCGCTGAATTACAATGTGGTCGAATTTTCCGAAAGCGCCAATATCGAAGTGGCACGGGACACCATGACCGCCCGTTTCCAAGTGCGTGCCGAAGGCAAAGACCGTGAAGCAGTGAATAGCGAATTCACCAAAAAGTTCAACAGTTTCAGCAAAAAAGCGCAAAACAGCCCGTTTAAAAGCGAATTAATCAGCCGCCACGCTACGCCCCGTTATCAATACAGCAACGGCAAACGTACCCAAACCGGCTGGGAAGAAGTCGCTGAATTTAAAGTGGAAAGCAAAGATTTCAATGCACTCAACCGCCTGATTGCCGCTGCGCAAAGCGATGCCAACCTGCAATACACTTCGTTCAGCGTGTCCAAACAAAAACGTGAATCGGTGATTGACGAAGTAAGCAAAGCCGCCATTCTGCGTTTCAAAGACCGTGCGCAAACGCTAGCGCAGACTTTGGGCCACAGCAGCTATAAAATCGTCAAACTCAACTTAGGCCATATCGGCAGCCAGCCGGTGCAATACGAAAGCGCCGCCGCCTTCAAATCCGTCCGAGCCGTGCCGCTGGCCGCTTCTGCCGATGGCGGGGAAATCGACAATCCGACTCCGGGTACGGAAGAAATCAGCATTACCGTGGACGGTTCGATTCAGATGTAA
- a CDS encoding M48 family metallopeptidase has translation MSLLAGCTAVADLAGYNSATLNEQSAKQYTAILNQAQSRRVLDVSSLTARRIQKVFNRLVPYADQANRTPVRFNWQMNVIRSDEMNAWAMPGGKMAMYTGMVERLQMTDDEIAAVIGHEMTHALLEHSKQALGGQVLAGIGGSILAGATGVDGGLVGLGTDLLAHKPFSRHQESEADAGGVLLMARAGYNPQAAISVWEKMNRVQGSDGGLAILSTHPTNQTRINAIRKMLPQVMPLYERSRALGR, from the coding sequence ATATCCCTCTTGGCGGGCTGTACCGCCGTGGCCGATTTGGCGGGCTACAACTCCGCCACCCTCAACGAACAATCCGCCAAGCAATACACCGCCATTTTGAATCAGGCGCAGAGCAGGCGGGTGCTGGATGTATCATCGCTGACCGCCCGACGCATTCAGAAAGTGTTTAACCGATTGGTGCCGTATGCCGACCAAGCCAACCGCACGCCGGTGCGCTTCAACTGGCAGATGAACGTTATCCGCAGCGACGAAATGAACGCATGGGCCATGCCGGGCGGCAAAATGGCGATGTACACCGGTATGGTCGAACGTTTGCAGATGACTGATGACGAAATCGCCGCCGTTATCGGCCACGAAATGACCCACGCCCTGTTGGAACACAGCAAACAGGCTTTGGGCGGACAGGTTTTGGCCGGAATCGGCGGCTCGATTTTAGCGGGCGCAACCGGTGTGGACGGCGGCTTGGTCGGTTTGGGTACGGATTTGCTGGCACACAAACCGTTTTCCCGCCATCAGGAAAGCGAAGCCGATGCCGGCGGCGTGCTGCTGATGGCAAGGGCAGGCTACAACCCGCAGGCGGCCATCAGCGTGTGGGAAAAAATGAATCGGGTACAGGGCAGCGACGGCGGTTTGGCGATTTTGTCCACCCACCCGACCAATCAGACACGGATAAACGCCATCCGCAAAATGTTGCCGCAAGTGATGCCGCTGTATGAACGCAGCAGGGCTTTGGGGCGGTGA
- a CDS encoding FAD-binding protein, whose amino-acid sequence MSEHITGIDYQTALANLRSSDLTMREDLPPQDELLRRFHPDYQDGARIKLPIGPNAGDYCHPELAKLLISQPLINDYDLSGAEHLNTDVLVIGGGGAGAAAALSATEAGARVIMANKLRIGDSNTVMAEGGIQAAIGADDSLQQHFEDTFKGGHHAANKHLVAQMVTDAPAAIRWLIGLGMTFDLAKGENNNGHLSRKRAGGTTVPRILSYRDFTGLEMMRVLREAVELDENITQLNRHPAIELLSDEHGRCVGAILYDLEKRRLILVHAKSVVLATGGSGRLHLQGFATSNHYGATADGLVMAYRIGAKLKDMDSFQYHPTGVAHPPHLAGALISEAVRSAGTKLVNGLGERFVDELLPRDVVAAAILRECREGRGVVWDGQVGVFLDTPRLIAGDPDVLNRLVTLGHIAHKCGVNPAEEPVMIHPTLHYQNGGIEIDGNGESCVEGLYCAGEVTGGIHGRNRLMGNALLDIISFGRRAGAAAATSGLPLKKVRGGVGHVHNLQREMTRAGLVSEVKAPVLYPNYGKFDLREHAGLQEQQS is encoded by the coding sequence ATGAGCGAACACATTACCGGTATTGATTATCAGACGGCACTGGCCAATCTGCGTTCGTCCGACCTGACGATGCGAGAAGACCTGCCGCCGCAAGACGAGCTGCTGCGCCGTTTCCACCCCGACTATCAGGACGGCGCACGCATCAAACTGCCCATCGGCCCGAATGCGGGCGACTACTGCCATCCTGAATTGGCAAAACTGTTAATCAGCCAACCTTTAATCAACGATTACGATTTGTCGGGTGCCGAACACCTCAATACCGATGTATTGGTTATCGGCGGCGGCGGTGCGGGCGCAGCGGCGGCTTTATCCGCCACCGAAGCCGGCGCACGGGTCATCATGGCCAACAAGCTGCGGATCGGCGACAGCAATACCGTTATGGCGGAAGGCGGCATTCAGGCGGCGATCGGCGCAGACGACAGCCTGCAGCAGCATTTTGAAGACACGTTCAAAGGCGGACACCATGCCGCCAACAAGCATTTGGTGGCGCAAATGGTAACCGATGCCCCCGCCGCCATCCGCTGGTTAATCGGGCTGGGCATGACGTTTGATTTGGCGAAAGGCGAAAACAACAATGGCCATCTGAGCCGCAAGCGCGCCGGCGGTACGACCGTTCCCCGTATTTTGAGCTATCGGGACTTTACCGGTTTGGAAATGATGCGGGTCTTGCGTGAAGCGGTGGAATTGGACGAAAACATCACCCAGCTCAACCGCCACCCCGCCATTGAATTGCTGTCGGACGAACACGGCCGCTGCGTGGGGGCGATTTTGTACGATTTGGAAAAACGCCGTCTGATTTTGGTACACGCCAAATCGGTGGTATTGGCCACCGGCGGAAGCGGCCGCCTGCATTTGCAGGGGTTCGCCACCTCCAACCACTACGGTGCGACTGCCGACGGTTTGGTCATGGCCTACCGTATCGGTGCCAAACTCAAAGACATGGATTCCTTCCAATACCACCCCACCGGCGTTGCCCACCCGCCGCATTTGGCGGGTGCGCTGATTTCCGAAGCAGTACGCTCGGCCGGCACCAAGCTGGTTAATGGCTTGGGCGAACGTTTTGTCGATGAACTGCTGCCCCGGGATGTGGTTGCCGCTGCCATTTTGCGGGAGTGCCGGGAAGGCCGGGGCGTGGTGTGGGACGGTCAGGTCGGCGTTTTCCTCGATACGCCCCGCCTGATTGCCGGTGATCCCGATGTGTTGAACCGTTTGGTCACTTTGGGCCATATTGCCCACAAATGCGGCGTTAATCCGGCTGAAGAACCGGTCATGATTCATCCGACGCTGCACTATCAAAACGGCGGTATCGAAATCGACGGCAACGGCGAAAGCTGCGTGGAAGGTTTGTATTGCGCCGGAGAAGTTACTGGCGGCATTCACGGCCGCAACCGTCTGATGGGCAATGCCCTGCTCGACATCATCAGCTTCGGCCGCCGGGCCGGTGCGGCGGCGGCCACTTCGGGGCTGCCGCTGAAAAAAGTACGCGGCGGAGTCGGACACGTCCACAATCTGCAGCGGGAAATGACCCGTGCCGGACTGGTTTCCGAAGTTAAAGCCCCCGTTTTATATCCGAACTACGGCAAATTCGATTTACGAGAACACGCCGGTTTGCAGGAGCAGCAATCATGA
- the trkA gene encoding Trk system potassium transporter TrkA, whose amino-acid sequence MKILILGSGQVGSTIAQNLATLPSNDVTIIDIDEKALHHLGSHLDVQTIHGNGASPFVLEQAGAADADLLLALTRSDETNIVACKIAADLFNIPARIARVRSSEYLEYLLPDREEADNTLSIFNLTETISPEQLVTEQLAGLLSYTSALQVLSFADDRVRMIIVQARQGGLLVNQEISHIIRHLPEDADCQICAIYRNNRLIVPSPQTVIIEGDEVCFVASTADVPIIMRELRPKEQRTRRIMIAGGGNIGYRLAKRLETQYDIKIIEFKSSRAEWLAENLDNTLVLQGSATDESLLNEEYIDEIDVYCALTNDDENNIMSSLLAKNLGAKRVITIVNRSSYVDLLEGNKIDIVVSPHLITIGSILAHIRRGDVVAVHPLRRGTAEAIEVIVHGDKHTSAIVGRRIMDVQWPAGCHFAALVRENEVIMGHHTETVLQDGDHVIFFVSRRRILRELEKLIQVKMGFFG is encoded by the coding sequence GTGAAAATTCTGATTCTGGGCAGTGGCCAAGTCGGTTCGACCATTGCGCAAAACCTCGCCACCCTACCAAGCAACGACGTAACCATCATCGATATTGACGAAAAAGCGCTGCACCATCTGGGCAGCCATCTCGATGTGCAGACCATACACGGCAACGGTGCTTCGCCGTTTGTATTGGAGCAGGCGGGCGCAGCCGATGCCGATTTATTGCTGGCGCTGACCCGCAGCGACGAAACCAATATCGTTGCCTGCAAAATCGCCGCCGACCTGTTCAACATTCCCGCCCGCATTGCCCGGGTGCGTTCGTCCGAATACCTCGAATACCTGCTTCCCGACCGTGAAGAAGCCGACAACACCCTGAGCATTTTCAACCTTACCGAAACCATCAGTCCCGAGCAGTTGGTAACCGAGCAGCTCGCCGGATTATTGAGCTACACCAGCGCCCTGCAGGTATTGAGTTTTGCCGACGACCGTGTGCGCATGATTATCGTGCAGGCACGTCAGGGCGGTTTGCTGGTCAATCAGGAAATTTCCCACATTATCCGCCACTTGCCCGAAGATGCCGACTGTCAAATCTGCGCCATCTACCGCAACAACCGCCTGATTGTTCCCTCGCCGCAAACCGTTATCATCGAAGGCGACGAAGTCTGCTTTGTCGCCAGCACCGCCGACGTGCCGATTATCATGCGCGAACTGCGTCCCAAAGAACAGCGTACCCGCCGCATTATGATTGCCGGCGGCGGCAACATCGGCTACCGTTTGGCCAAACGTCTGGAAACGCAATACGACATCAAAATCATCGAATTCAAATCCAGCCGTGCAGAATGGTTGGCGGAAAACCTCGATAACACGCTGGTGCTGCAAGGCTCGGCAACCGATGAATCGCTGCTCAACGAAGAATATATCGACGAAATCGACGTTTACTGCGCCCTCACCAACGATGATGAAAACAACATCATGTCCAGCCTGCTGGCAAAAAACCTCGGTGCCAAACGGGTGATTACCATCGTCAATCGTTCCAGCTACGTCGATTTGCTCGAAGGCAACAAAATCGACATCGTCGTGTCGCCGCACCTGATTACCATCGGCTCGATTCTCGCCCATATCCGCCGGGGCGATGTGGTCGCCGTCCATCCGCTGCGGCGGGGTACGGCGGAAGCCATCGAAGTGATTGTCCACGGCGACAAACACACTTCCGCCATTGTCGGTAGGCGGATTATGGATGTCCAATGGCCCGCCGGTTGCCACTTTGCCGCACTGGTTCGGGAAAACGAGGTGATTATGGGGCATCATACCGAAACCGTGCTGCAAGACGGCGACCATGTGATTTTCTTCGTCTCCCGCCGCCGCATTCTGCGTGAATTGGAAAAACTGATTCAGGTTAAAATGGGCTTTTTCGGCTGA
- a CDS encoding complex I 51 kDa subunit family protein, with translation MNQANQNLLHPSRMVGADLAAWRKVGGGEGLLAALAEPENIVAKLQDAGLCGMGGAGFPTWRKWEAAVAAESRHGDKYVVCNANEDEPGTFKDRVLLEKTPHQVIEGVLIAAVACRANKAVLYVNPHQTESVAALKPAIEQWQHSDLFIRIENYLGKPLELQLVETSGRYIGGEETAVISWLEGGFPFPRRKPPFPAESGVNGEPTLINNTETFANIPQILAKGAAWYRDLGLGDACGTKLYSLSGDVLNPGLYELPMGTTLQSLIFDHGGGMLEGRTFKAVFTGGPSNTLLTAKDLDVPLDFVSVRERKSSLGTGAMIVISEGTSVVRKVAEYVEFFAANSCGQCPPCKGGTFQLSRLLNRVDTGIGTDDDLSALQSLCQLLPRSGRCGLIDGAVTVLQSSLRTFPEEYGLPAETGYSGFTE, from the coding sequence ATGAATCAAGCCAATCAAAATTTATTGCACCCGTCCCGTATGGTCGGTGCCGACTTGGCGGCATGGCGCAAAGTCGGCGGAGGCGAAGGCCTGCTGGCGGCGCTTGCCGAACCTGAAAACATTGTTGCCAAACTGCAGGATGCCGGTCTCTGCGGCATGGGCGGTGCCGGTTTCCCGACTTGGCGCAAATGGGAGGCCGCCGTTGCCGCCGAGAGCAGACACGGCGACAAATATGTGGTCTGCAATGCCAACGAAGACGAGCCGGGTACGTTTAAAGACCGTGTGCTGCTGGAAAAAACGCCGCACCAAGTGATCGAAGGCGTGTTGATTGCCGCCGTTGCCTGTCGTGCCAACAAAGCGGTGCTGTATGTCAATCCGCACCAAACCGAATCGGTTGCCGCCCTCAAACCCGCTATCGAGCAGTGGCAACACAGCGATCTGTTTATCCGCATCGAAAACTATTTGGGCAAACCTTTGGAACTGCAACTGGTCGAAACGTCCGGCCGCTATATCGGCGGCGAAGAAACGGCGGTGATTTCGTGGCTGGAAGGCGGTTTTCCGTTTCCCCGCCGCAAGCCGCCGTTTCCCGCCGAAAGCGGTGTCAACGGTGAACCGACCTTAATCAACAACACCGAAACTTTTGCCAATATTCCGCAAATTCTCGCCAAAGGTGCGGCGTGGTATCGGGATTTGGGCTTGGGCGATGCCTGCGGCACAAAACTTTATTCGCTCTCCGGCGATGTATTAAATCCGGGGTTGTACGAATTGCCGATGGGCACCACCCTACAATCACTGATTTTCGACCACGGCGGCGGAATGCTCGAAGGCCGCACCTTTAAAGCCGTGTTTACCGGCGGCCCGTCAAACACGCTTTTAACCGCCAAAGATTTGGATGTGCCGCTGGATTTTGTGTCGGTACGCGAACGCAAGTCCAGTCTCGGCACGGGGGCGATGATTGTGATTTCCGAAGGCACGAGCGTGGTGCGCAAAGTGGCGGAATATGTGGAATTTTTCGCCGCCAATTCCTGCGGCCAATGCCCGCCGTGCAAAGGCGGCACGTTCCAGCTTTCCCGCCTGCTCAACCGTGTCGATACCGGCATCGGCACCGACGACGATTTGAGCGCCCTGCAAAGTTTGTGCCAACTATTACCCCGAAGCGGCCGCTGCGGTCTGATTGATGGGGCGGTTACGGTTTTGCAAAGTTCGCTGCGCACCTTCCCCGAAGAATACGGCTTGCCGGCGGAAACGGGATATAGTGGGTTCACTGAATAG
- the nfsA gene encoding oxygen-insensitive NADPH nitroreductase, whose protein sequence is MTMNSKPALETALNHRSIRKFTQQPIEAEVLQQVLTAGQMASTSSFLQSVSVIRVTDMEKRRRLREICAGNVPNGHHYVENCAEFLVFCMDSARHHHYAPEAQTDWIEVLLTGAVDTALFAQNVLLTAESLGLGGVYIGGIRNDIQAVSELLAIPPHVVPVVGMCLGYPDHHPNQRPRLPLSAILSENTYQLADGETLAAYNQTVHEYYQTRKLDLTWQQQIQSSLYAELRPELLAYLQKQGFAKR, encoded by the coding sequence ATGACGATGAACAGCAAACCGGCATTGGAAACGGCGTTGAACCACCGTTCTATCCGCAAATTTACCCAACAGCCCATCGAAGCCGAGGTTTTGCAGCAGGTATTGACGGCAGGGCAGATGGCTTCGACTTCCAGCTTTCTGCAAAGCGTCAGCGTGATTCGGGTAACCGATATGGAAAAACGCCGCCGACTGCGTGAAATTTGTGCCGGAAATGTGCCGAACGGCCATCATTATGTGGAAAACTGCGCCGAATTTCTGGTGTTTTGCATGGATAGCGCCCGCCATCACCATTATGCGCCCGAAGCGCAGACCGACTGGATTGAAGTTTTGCTGACCGGTGCGGTGGATACTGCCCTGTTTGCCCAAAATGTGCTGCTCACCGCCGAATCGCTCGGCTTGGGCGGCGTGTATATCGGCGGTATCCGCAACGATATTCAGGCGGTCAGCGAATTGCTGGCGATTCCGCCGCACGTCGTACCGGTGGTCGGCATGTGTCTGGGTTATCCCGACCATCACCCGAACCAGCGTCCCCGCTTGCCGCTGTCGGCCATTTTATCGGAAAACACGTATCAGCTTGCCGACGGGGAAACGCTGGCGGCGTATAATCAGACAGTGCATGAATACTACCAAACCCGCAAACTGGATTTGACCTGGCAGCAGCAGATTCAAAGCTCATTGTATGCCGAGCTGCGGCCGGAATTGTTGGCTTATCTACAAAAACAAGGTTTTGCAAAACGCTGA